The genomic window AAACTCTTGGATTAAGGGCTGCAAATGCTCGCGAAGGCCAGAGCACAGTCCAAGCAAGACGAGGCTCTCGCCAACTGGAGGCTTTTGATGGGAGCACGAAGACGAGGCTTTGCAATTGCCTTGGCAGCGGTCGTGTTGCCCGGTCGGCGTGCGGGTGTGTAATGGTTTGTACACTAGAAGATTCGACGACGAGCCTATCGGCTTCCAAGGATCTGGAGACAGTGACGCAGCCGCGGCATGCGTCTATTGTGTAAAGCCACACTCGACAAGAAGGCAGGAGGCTCAGGGCTTGCAGGATTTAAACGAGTCCCGAACAAGGGGGGTCAAATTGATGCATACACGAGACATTTGCGATTTCGATCCCTAGTGTAAGTCACACCACTCCTCGCAACAATGATCGGAAGGCAAGCCTCATCGCCTGGGTTGTCCCAGGCTTTTGCCCCGCGCAGCTGCGCCCCACAATACTGTGTAAGTTATGAGTAGGGCGGTGAGGCGCACTGCGGGATTATGTAATGAATGTAACTAATGTTTGCCACGAAACTGATGATGAGATGCCGAGCTTTTTGAGTGGAGACGAGTTTTCAGGAATCCGCACAAAAGAGCCCCACTGCGCTGTGTTTGGAGGTTCTCTTTCGCCCTTGGGTAGCAACTCAACTTTGGTTCGTCCAAACTTTAGAAGTTCATTTTATTTTACAAGCTATGATAGCTCGTGCAGTAAGCTCGGCGATCGGAAAGCGAAACACTTGCTGCAACCGGCAGTCTAATTTGATCAAATGATAAAGGAGCCCTCTTGCCAGGCAAGCCGTACAGCGGGCAGCTTCGCGGCCATGGCGAAGGCCTCGAGAGTGCCGTTGCAGGAGAATACTACATCTGCATCAGCGCGCCGCGGGTTGGTGGTGCTTGGGCTACCGCCCCCCACGCTGTACCCGAGAGGAGGTGCCCGTCGACGTGCGCGGGCTgtggacggcggcagcgccaagATGCGCCGAATAAGACACGGTGCGGTACTCAAGTTCGCGATGCTGAGAGCGTTGTCAAGCGTAATGGTGCCCAGCTCGCTGTTTGAGTACGTATATTTCCACTCGCCGTTGCCGGCTCCATCGAACCGCAAGCCGGTGACCATCCTGGCAGCACTGTTTTCGCCTGCCGTAACGGGTTGCCGACTTGATTACGCCCGCCGCCATGTTTGATGACGATCTGGCCCGAAAACGCGGTGCTAGAAATGGGCAAGCCGCAGTGGATGATGCCCGAGATACTTGTTGGCCTCCTGCCACTGGAGCTGTTGTTGGAGAGCCGGGTATGTGATCTTCCACGGATAGTTAAAGTTGTACTtggtcgccggcggcggcgtgcaaCAGTTGGGTGATGAAGATCGTGGTGATGCAGCAATTGCTAAGCAAGCACTTGGTCCAGTTCTCTTACATGTTGCTACTCGAATCATCACCTTCGCCTTCACTGGCGGCTCCGGCAACCTCTTTGGGCGACACCACCTCGTTGAGCCTGCTCAATATCATTCGCTTTCAACCAGACCCAAGTTTGCCTTCGCATGCATGAAAggcggccgggcccgccCTCACTCGAGACGAGGAGGCGTTTCCCTGTCCACGCTCATCACCATTCTCGCGGGGCAGCCGGGTCGGTGAGCGACGGTGTTCCACGGGTTCCAGCTTGGCGGCTGAAGCCCTCTTCGCGGATACGCAGCCTCCCCTTCCTGTTCGAAGAAAGCCCAGCGAACACAGGCTCCAACGAGAAGCTTCAAATGGCCCCACTTGTTCTGTCCTGtgggcagcagcaacggGAGCTCGTCACGTGGGCTCATAGATGCAGAGCGTCGGATTCCGTTCATCGGGTAGGATGAAGGGTCCCAGCTTGCCGTCCACGACAGCGACATCCATCGGGGTCATGGTCGCCTAGACTCCATGGCCCGAACCATGATCAGCGGTACTTGTTACCATACCACCATGGATTCGACGTTGACCAGCGCGATGCCGCCGATAACGTGAGCCACGCAGCCCGGGCTTGCGATACCAGAGCACAGCATGATTGGGGGGAACCCGTGGCGCTGAGATCGGCCCAGGAACTTGCAGTCCTGGTGGTCGATATAATGCCTGTGGTTTTTGATCGTTAGTTTTGGGGCAGTGAAGGCGGAGGTACGGCCGACTTGGAAGTTGGAACTCAAATCCCTGAGAAGCGCAACGCGAGACTCCCAGTTCAGCGTTAGGGCGTTCCGGGGAGATAGGTCGGAAACAACCGCGCCCATGTGGTCCGATTGCGGCAGACGGACTCCGGCTGCAACGTATCAGGCTGCGTCCTCACAAGGGTGGTGGTCGAGTCCGAGGCGGTATTGGGCAAGTGTTACCCAGTTGTATGCCCTGTTGTAGTCAACCCCGCCATTGATGTACTCGGCAGCTTCAGCCTTGGAGGTTGTGGCATAGGCAAGACGGCGGCACTTTTCCATCAAACAGGATGATGTGGGCCTACGGTAGCCTGCCCCTGAGGTGCTATTCTTCgtgccgccgatgccggtTGTGGCGGAGACCCGGAGAAGTGGAgacagcgccggcggcgcatcTCGGGTCTTGGCGCGGCCCGAAAGATCCGCTTCCGGCCTACGCCGCATGatcggccggccggccgatGGTTTCCGCCAGGACGCGATTCCATCTAATAACCTCAAGAATTGCTAGGTTTACATGAATGGAATGCATGTTGCAGATGCGCTTTTGGCAGCTTACTTACCAGGTACGTGTGCATCACGTCGCTGGCCTTGTGGTAGTGCCTGGTCATCCTAGGGTTCCTCCTTCACTTTGTAAGGCCAGAAGCGCGGCAAGATGAGGAAGAAAACATCCCATTTGGCATTCTTATGCCTGTTACCTAGTTTTCCGCATTTGGCTACTGAATTTCCAAGCTTCTCGGGCCGTGTGAGCGATCCCTAACCCAGGTTTCTGGGGATCCCCCAGGCACCCTCGGTCACGCCTGCCATTATTTACCTGACTCCTCGAACTACTTTTGTTCTCAAACTGGAAGGAGCATGTGGTAAAACGAAGTGGTCTGCCCCGAACAGTAAACTCCCCTCTGCGCTTCCTTCTTCTGCCTAACTTTAGGGCACACACTAGGGCATCGGTGTATCAACCTGCAAACTTTGATAAATCCATCACACTCCTCCCGTCTCTTTGGCTTGTTctcgccgccagcacctGCCAACCGCATTAAATATCCTACTACGCCACCAATATGGCAAAACACACAAGCAGCAAGATTCTCCTTTCCATGCCATTCGAGGTCGGCTGACTGACAATGCCGCAGAAGTCGGTATTTCGGGCAAGTACGGTGTGAGGTTAGTCCAACTCGCGCAAGGCTTTCGGTCCACGTTGCTCCCTCGCAATTCCTGACATGGACCGACCGACGTCAGGTACGGCGCTTCCATCCGTAAGCAACTCAAGCGCCTGGAGATACGGCAACACGCTCGTTACACCTGGTGCGTGGTCCCGACATCCATTCGTCCCTACTGCAACAGACCAACGCCCAGAGACCAAGCATTCTCTAACTTTCCTGTCCAGCGCGTTCTGCGGTAAATTCTCCGTTAAGCGCGTGTCTGCAGGCATCTGGGAGTGCCATCGCTGCAAGAAGACCATGACCGGAGGAGCCTACCAACTCTCGTGAGTCCACCGTGGTTCTGTCTCCAGGGATCATGGACGGATTTTAACCCTCCTTTGGCTTCAGAACTCTCGCTGGTGCGAGCGCCCGATCCACTCttcgccgcctgcgcgagaTCCATGAGGGCTGCATGCAACCCTGCTAAGAGATGGATACGGGAATACATACCACACGGGGAGATAGAAGGCACGTCCAGGTTGGTGGTTTCCGGAGGCTCTTGGGACATTGTTGAGGCTCACATTGGCTTCTGCTGTGTTGCCACGTTGGCGCGGAATTGATTGGTCGATTACACAGGACCCCCTAAGCCAAGGTAAAGGGGATATTCATGGGACTTACCAGCCTATGGTCTTCCCCGCTTGCAAGCCGTGCGTTCCAAGCAACCCCAACTCTCGGGCCGCCTCAGATGTCTCCGGGAAATCAGATCACGAAGTCCGGGCACATAGCAGTGCAGTGTTCCTCCTGGCATCACTAGCCTCGTCCCTCTGAAAAGTTCCCGGTGTGACACAAGCTTGATAGGACACGGTGCGGGAGCTGCTGGTCCAGAAGTGTTGGGACTCGTTAGCCAGTCCTCATTCCTGTGAAAGACTGGCATGTCACGAGTTGGCTGGCCTCTCGTACTCTGTATATGCCCCCAGAACATCAATGAAGGAAGGGCCGAAGATGCATGCCTACCTTGGCCGCTGCCTAGGTTCCTCGCACGCATCATCTCCGGAGTACGACTCGTGGCCGTCTTTTGTACGGATGAAGTGCCCACGAACGCGGCATGCGGAGGTATTGCATGTACCACACTCACCTCGCACCAATTGCTTTCTCATGGCCCGTGGCCACGTTGCCGTTTGTTGAACATAACGACGTAAATCGGACAATAACATGTCGAGACTTAGTCACACCAGATCACCAGGAAAATGGATCGGTCATGGAAAAACCGGAACTATCGTCGGCTCGGCTCGTTGGGGCTGCCATACGCGAACCGGACCGAGGCACACGTCACCGAGATACACCGAGATCACAGAGCTTCTATCGCGGTTCACAGGCGAGAATGCCCAGCGGCGAATGTTTGAATGGAAATTGGGGGGAGAACTTGTGTGGCTGAGTGTGAACATGACGGCTGCTCGTGGTCCACTGGCACTGATCACTGTTGCTGTTGTCAGCAAGCTGGTATCGCACACCACCTAGGCACCGAGGCAACAAACCTGGCGGTTATATCGTGCTCATTTTTGACAAAGGTATGCCCATAGGTACCTAAGCATATTCAAGTAACGAGAACACAAGCCACAATGACATTGATACTGTACTTTGGGAAGTATGGATGCTCCGTACTGAAG from Thermothielavioides terrestris NRRL 8126 chromosome 1, complete sequence includes these protein-coding regions:
- a CDS encoding 60S ribosomal protein L43, which gives rise to LTDNAAEVGISGKYGVRYGASIRKQLKRLEIRQHARYTCAFCGKFSVKRVSAGIWECHRCKKTMTGGAYQLSTLAGASARSTLRRLREIHEGCMQPC